One genomic segment of Arachis duranensis cultivar V14167 chromosome 4, aradu.V14167.gnm2.J7QH, whole genome shotgun sequence includes these proteins:
- the LOC107486284 gene encoding uncharacterized protein LOC107486284, with translation MRKQSKIDAIFKRKVTDDVGVQTSQPFNLVSQEVQVSELSNLTQNTHQQKAKVPRLERDVDISLLEKGPGKRRPIWQYNVNERDKIRRAYIIAGPYQPTNISYPASGNNNHCQYFQSSWFKKFSSWLEYSPEKDAAYCLPCYLFGKHYGARNDRKNVFSELGFSNWKKVNNGVNCAFVCHEGSILNSPHNLCVKSCDDLMAQPKHIDKVLNRHSDKTIVNNRLKLKTSIDAIRWLAFQACAFRGDDESPGSLNKGNFIELIKLLASCNQNVNNVVLENTPGNAQYISPGVQKDILHNFARKVPATIREEIGDSKFCIIIDEARDESKREQMSVVLRFIDKHGCVQERFFDLIHVSDTCSLTLKTEISSVLSRHNLDVQNLREQGYDGASNMRGEWNGLRALFLKDCPFAYYIHCLAHRLQLALVSAAKEVCYVHQFFSKLALIVNVVTVSPKRHNQLRVAQENNVANLIADDQLVTGSGLNQIGTLQRARDTRWGSHLNFVRSLLCMFDATCEVLEKSTKEGNFSTRGDASAAYDTITSFEFVFVLHLMRNILEVSHDLCQALQRKNQDILNALTLVSTTKTLIQRMRESSWEAFIKEVILFCEKHEVEVPDMNALHIPRRGRTRKIVDQISVEHHYRVNLFLAVTDTQLQELNGRFNHNMVELLTLSSTLDPKDNYKFFSVNKVCELVERFYPGDFSDQEKFHIRMQAQHYELDVSKHVDLSNLCTISELCQGLTKTGKFLTYPLIDRLIRLILTLPVSTATTERSFSAMNIVKNRLRNNMEDEFLANCLLIYSEKKIAERFDTDSIIDEFYDMKNRRVPLC, from the coding sequence ATGAGAAAGCAAAGTAAAATTGATGCAATTTTTAAGAGAAAAGTTACTGATGATGTTGGAGTTCAAACAAGTCAACCCTTTAATCTTGTTTCACAAGAAGTTCAAGTAAGTGAACTCTCTAATCTTACTCAAAATACACATCAACAAAAAGCCAAAGTTCCAAGATTAGAAAGAGATGTTGATATCTCTTTACTAGAAAAGGGTCCAGGAAAGCGACGTCCAATTTGGCAGTATAATGTCAATGAACGTGATAAAATTCGTAGAGCATACATAATAGCTGGGCCATACCAACCAACAAATATTAGCTATCCAGCTTCTGGTAATAACAATCACTGTCAATATTTTCAATCTTCTTGGTTTAAGAAATTTTCAAGTTGGTTAGAATATTCACCAGAAAAAGATGCTGCTTATTGTTTGCCTTGCTACTTGtttggtaaacattatggtgcTCGCAATGATAGAAAAAATGTATTTTCAGAGTTAGGATTTAGTAATTGGAAGAAAGTAAACAATGGAGTGAATTGTGCATTTGTATGTCACGAGGGTTCTATTCTTAATTCTCCCCATAATTTATGTGTGAAATCTTGTGATGATTTAATGGCTCAACCTAAGCATATAGACAAAGTTCTTAATAGGCACAGTGATAAAACTATTGTAAATAACCGCTTAAAGTTGAAGACATCTATTGATGCTATTCGATGGCTTGCATTTCAAGCATGTGCATTTAGAGGCGATGATGAAAGTCCTGGATCTTTGAATAAGGGAAATTTTATTGAGTTAATTAAGCTTTTGGCTTCCTGTAATCAGAATGTTAATAATGTTGTTCTTGAAAATACTCCTGGAAATGCTCAATATATATCTCCTGGTGTTCAAAAAGATATATTACATAACTTTGCTAGAAAAGTGCCTGCAACAATTCGAGAAGAAATTGGTGATtctaaattttgtataattattgaTGAAGCAAGAGATGAGTCAAAGCGAGAACAAATGTCTGtggttttgagatttatagacAAGCACGGTTGTGTTCAAGAAAGATTTTTTGATCTTATACATGTTTCTGATACGTGTTCTTTGACATTGAAAACAGAAATTTCATCAGTTCTTTCTCGTCATAATCTTGATGTTCAAAATCTTAGGGAACAAGGGTATGATGGAGCTAGTAATATGCGTGGTGAATGGAATGGATTGCGAGctctatttttgaaagattgtCCTTTTGCTTATTACATTCACTGTCTTGCTCATCGATTACAATTAGCACTTGTTTCTGCAGCCAAAGAAGTTTGCTATGTTcatcaattcttttcaaaacttGCACTAATTGTGAATGTTGTGACTGTTTCTCCTAAACGTCATAATCAGTTAAGGGTTGCTCAAGAAAATAATGTTGCAAACTTAATTGCCGATGATCAACTTGTGACAGGTAGTGGACTTAATCAAATTGGTACTTTACAAAGAGCTAGAGATACTAGATGGGGGtctcatttgaattttgtacGTAGCTTGCTATGCATGTTTGATGCTACTTGTGAAGTTCTTGAAAAAAGCACTAAAGAAGGTAATTTCTCCACTCGTGGTGATGCTAGTGCTGCTTATGATACTATCACATCCTTTGAATTTGTCTTTGTTTTGCATTTGATGAGAAATATTTTGGAAGTTAGTCATGATCTTTGTCAAGCTTTGCAACGAAAAAATCAAGACATATTGAATGCTTTAACTCTGGTTTCTACTACCAAGACTTTAATCCAACGAATGAGAGAATCAAGTTGGGAGGCTTTCATAAAAGAAGTTATATTGTTTTGTGAGAAACATGAAGTTGAAGTTCCTGATATGAATGCATTGCATATTCCTAGAAGAGGCCGAACTCGCAAAATTGTTGACCAAATTTCAGTGGAGCATCATTACCGTGTTAATTTATTTCTGGCTGTAACTGATACACAGTTGCAAGAGCTTAATGGAAGATTCAATCATAATATGGTAGAATTGCTTACTTTAAGTTCAACTTTAGATCCCAAAGATAATTATAAGTTCTTCAGTGTCAACAAAGTATGTGAATTAGTAGAACGATTTTATCCAGGTGACTTCAGTGACCAAGAGAAATTTCACATTAGAATGCAAGCTCAACATTATGAACTTGATGTTTCTAAACATGTTGATTTAAGTAACTTGTGCACAATTTCGGAGTTATGTCAAGGATTAACGAAGACAGGAAAGTTTTTAACATATCCTTTGATTGATCGTTTGATTCGCTTGATATTAACTCTCCCTGTTTCAACTGCTACAACTGAGAGATCTTTTTCAgctatgaatattgtgaagaaTAGACTCAGAAATAACATGGAAGATGAATTTCTTGCTAATTGTCTTTTGATTTACAGTGAGAAGAAGATTGCTGAAAGATTTGACACCGATTCTATTAtcgatgaattttatgatatgaaGAATCGACGTGTACCACTTTGTTAG